A window of Magallana gigas chromosome 8, xbMagGiga1.1, whole genome shotgun sequence genomic DNA:
CCACAGTTATAAGAACGAAGCGTTTCGTCTGTTGTTCCTAAACGACTCTCTAGCTAATCTAAAAGACAGATCTTAGAACCAAGCTTCTGTTTCAACATAATGACCATCTGTTTTCCATACAGCACTCGTACACAGAGACAAGACAAAAACAAGCCTGTTGGAGGTGTATTTTACAAACATATACAAGTAGTCATTGTAAATAAGTGCGATCACATGACACTTTTCTTGAGAGATGTAGATAATTTCTGATGGGTCGCTGAAAATGTCTTCTAAATTCTTAGcataaaataaatctttgactttgatttgataattattgtatttttagtGTAATGTGAAGGCCTAGGGTAAAAGATAACGAACGATGTCTGGTTCTCTGGGAACCGTTgatatatatacagtgtaccCTGCTGCGAGAATTTTTTCTTGGCGGTAGGGGTGGGGTGTAATGATTTCACATTAAGATCTGTAAGTCTATTTTTGTCGTGTCgccattaatttttctttgaacgATATAAACCGAGGTGTCCAGTGGTTGACGCGAATAGCGGTAAAGAGAACTGATTGCAGCAATGCTTATCAGATAAAAATGTGCACGATCCCCCATATATATTTCCTGGTTTCTTCGTCACGTTATGTTCAATGTAGTCACATGATAAGTCAGGTGGATGCGTGGTATCCATTTGACGCATCATCGTACAAACTTGTTGGAAGCTCTGACAATATTGGAACAGTACTTCTGCTAATTAGCCAAGtcattgcaaataaaatcatttcatcaaaCCGTAGCGACAAAGATTAATTTCGTCTCCGTCTCATTTACGCTATCGCCATGGATACGGTAATTCAGGACCATATGTTCTAATCAATAAAGGTAGTCTCTGAATCTAGAACAACGCTAATTTGACGGGGAATGCGGGTACGAAAAATCTTATTTGTTCTACATACATATCTACGAGCGCCTTTCATAAAAACGGGGAAAATATCTCTCTTTGACAATGGCAAAATATATCCCTTTGTCTCCttctgaattttgaaaatcactCAAAATTAGTGACAACGAATTcctgtttttaaaatgcataagTGTTGGTATTTTGGTCCAGAATTTTTGAGATGTGAACAGTAAAggatatacatttgtatttacaCAAAGCAGACGTTAAAGCTACAATCTCTGTGTTTAATGAATCGTAACTGTGCAAAAACACGATATTTCTGTTCTCTTTCACCCGACATTTGACTTAAAACAGCTTCAGAGAGCAAAAATATCTGGCATTTTGTCTCTCTTTTTTTTGTGGCGGATGTTGCGAGTTGATATGGCGTAAAGAGGTTCGCTTTGTAACGTGGTGATTTTATGGAGAGAAAGTGCAGACCCTCACGCTTAGATCTGTGTATTGTGAaagctttatttttttacatcaatGTCATAAATTCTGAAATTGTTTGACAGACAATAAATCTACGTGGGTTTGACttttttaacaaacacgtcCATCAAAATTCATCTATGATACtgtttcagtaaaaaaaaaaaaagtacattgtaaataacaTCTGCGATACACATGCACATTGCCACTGTAGCATCAAAAAGTCAACGAAGTGTATTGTCCCATAACGATAGCAAAGTACAGTCGGTAGTAACATATGACATTAAGTTTGTCATTGTTGCTGTTCAGTATATGTCCCACGGACAAACTTTAATGACTGATCAGATGAAATGTGCATCAAtcgtggaaaaaaaataaatgccaaCCAAAATCTCATTCCTTGATTTCGTGTGCTTTTGTACGCTATCTAGCAACGCACGTTACCATTGAAAAGTTACAATTGTAATATAATTTAATGTCTTTAGTCATATTCTTACTAAGTAGGTTCCTCTGAAACTTAATTTGGCTTGGGCATGGCGATGGTTGATATCGAAGGGGATTTGTCTATCAATTTAGCCACACTGATGGAATTGAAATCAAACCGCTACCGTTAATCGCAGGGTGTTAACTTTAATAAAAGATTGCAACAGTGTTCTCCAAGAGGAAAAAAGTCAGAATTTCAATTAAAGTATCATTACGTTCATTTGGCAGATAAATTGCTTcattcattcaatacaataacaCGGGGCCCGCTTTGGGCCTGCTACTCTGGGTGTATTTAAGTTGATGAGGATTGATATGAAATCAATGACCAGAGTTAATGCACCGAGCTCGCAATACACATTCCgtgtacatctacatacatatCTGTTTCTAAAGACTGCTAATATCTAGAGGCCTATGactttaaaaggtttttttaatttcaaaaaaatagcCTGCTAAATTAAAACAGCCATAATAAGGACATTGACGCGACCCTGCAGTTGTATACAAACAGTCGCTCACAAAAAACACACCCAGCGTGTGCAGTCATTCCAAACGGTTTCCTCAATAAGATCTGTATTATATGCTGTCGATATTGAGATATGTGATCAACTGATTGGAATTATATTTTGGATTTACCTTTTCAGAATTATTTTGGCATCAGATTTAATTGATATCAAGATACACTggattaaacaaatataaataaaagagatacatgtaaataaagagATTAAATTCTGTCGATATACATATACGTGTACTCTttgaactgtttaaaaaaaaaaataagatttacatgctacatgtttacatgtacacatgtatatgatagaaccattttaacaagaccttggactttcggttggacgtacatgtagctatctatttgcgtcaaaacaagttaaaaatgacgcagtttcaagcgaaatatgcactgaCTGCGTAGTCTacgctcaaaagccagacaaatcttgttgatttcaaagagccatgagtGAGTGACCTACAATGAGATGgacagacctacgtcacatcgctgtttgacacaactacccaaagtccaagctcttgttaaaatggttctaaactAGAACAAGATATTTTCTCTTTACTTGTACTTTTTGAActgtttttagaaatatttacatacgtagatataaaatgataattaagaCAGCAGTCGGACATAGTACTGATTGATCTGTATGTTTTTATGggttattatcaaaatatgcagcctTTTGCGTCAGTGGCAATTTCAAGGgggaaaaataatgttctggggaatatatacagtaccattggattttagaaacttaaacctatattgttgaacaaataaattgacaattttactgcttaaagtatgaaaaaaatattatttgttatgagatttcagtgaatttatgttgtcattaaatttttccaACGTCTTTAACCTACATTatcttcaataatattgatgttttattccaaaaatcaacgttctttttcaaaacaacattcataTATTAATTTCTGCTATGCTCCTTAACAATTTCTCTTTTAGaaacaatgaatttgatgagatatatgcttgtacaaaaaatttttgtcattggtgttacaaggcaaattaaataaaaatatcttaaaatacaccaagtaaataatattgtactaCAATTGGAATCCCTCAGATCATAGTGATATCATTCCCTGCtactaaaaagataaatgtatcagtgatgacatcattgtaataaaaaatatggcagaaaatgttagtatgctccgaaaaatacaatgtaaactgtGTCAGTGGGATAACGTGCTATTTAAGGTTTGCTAttatgaaagaacaaaaaagtttttcacaTAAATGATGAATGTTTATCACATTATAACATAGGCTATGTAGCTTTGTGTAGTATCTGTTCTCTTGGGTCATACTGCTTCATTTACTATGGATACATCAGTGGTATAACGGTCAGTGGTGTTACCAAAAATTGTTGTTACACCACTGAAAAAACTGTTACACcacatgacattatttaattattttactttttcttccatttcatttatattttgagcattttgaacaattgctatttatcaattttgcaaGTTAGACACTGTCACAATAAAGAAAGCTTGACTATTTAATTGCAAATGTGTTTTCATAATCTGGAAAATGAGACCTGTTACACCATTGACATTATTTGAAACACCATTGACATTTTGTATGCTCTAATTATGTTTTACCCATTTAAATACTTGATTAAAAATAGAAGTAAAAACAGATTCAttctaataaagaaatgaaataatccacattttattttttattaaaaaatcaaattttttattgaCTTATAGTGTATTATAAGATATGTTATTCCACtgacatttcttttatttaagatcaaatttatcatgttttaaatgcaatcaaaaatagagattagtttattttacaaaatttaatacacTTATCTCTTATTTATTATCGCTAGGTCAGTGATGTAACTTTAAGTCAGTGGTAAAACATAACAATCAGTGgtgtaacatgtacatttttctccaaataaagttaactggcaatgatacatgtatatttgaaaacaccGTGCATTTATAGTAATGTCTTTTATATGctccattaaaagaaaaatccagttgtgttctttttattgctcaaattaaaaatttgttgagtaaCATCAAGACTTTGTCTCAAATGTTATGTTGGTCACTATGtaaatgtgtcaaatattttctgttatctaattctgataactttaaatgaagtttgttgatataaactttatgtccatcattttaaaagaattattttattttatttaagaattttttcctatactatatgcctgttacaccactgacaaaattttcacagttcattatattttagtctaattATCAACTAAATGGTAGAATCcaatgtttgcaaatttttagatgttataattcattgtttgttaaatgtgttttttgcaatcaaagtaattttttcagcaataattttcttatgttttacatttttcaaaagtctgcatattttgataatgaccctTATTTATAGGTAACATCCCAGTGACAGGGGAGCTGGTTTCCGTGGGAACGCATCAGACGGCGGCCCATCTTCTCGGCTCATTGGAGCACCTGGAGGATAATCATGGTAGATTTCTCCTCTTTTGGTTTTTTAATCAGTTTTATTGGGCTCAATTGGTTATCATTTTAAAGGACGAAAATGAACACCTTggattatatattttaactcgtaataacgagaaatattaaaatcatgaGACAATGTAATGATCATCTTTATAATGATGAGAAGAATAGAGTTGTTGTGACAAAATTTTCTTGTAATTgcaaaacaaattgttaaattgCAAAGGACATTGTCGGTATATTCAACcgtatttatttcaatttattctgAGTATTTTCGAATTTTTAAAGGAGCCACATTTTTGTTAGAATGATATGAgatacaatttatttatttattttgtaggcAACAATCCTTTTCTTTTTTGTCATATTGTACAAAGAGCTAAATTAATCGttaggaattttaaaaaaaaagaaagataaaacgCTTAGCagcattattttttgaaaaatgtaagtTTTGAGAGAAAAAGTCATGAACTGgcatgaattgaattgaaaatactAGTAagaatgaattgaaaattattgaaaaaaataattgaaaatgtgcACAAGCAGATAAGTTCTCCTTGAACAAGACACATGAGGACGTCATCAATTTTATCTTCCTTTTAAAACGTGATTTTCTTTCTCATCATCCTATACATGGTTACCAAGTCTAACGATAGAAAAAATACCTTGAATTGAAATTCGTCAAAGGACTGATCGATGAATCCCGTCGTTTTATATGAGGAACAAACTAGATACTTTAAGATATTGttaatcctttttttttcaaaaaggatGATTTCGATATATTTCATCAAGACTAACCAAACCTCAAAAGGTGCTAAATAAAAACTTCTTtgcatgtttttttgtttgactTCACTAGTGATGCGTTTTTAAAGTTGCTTAAAGGCATCACAATTTGTTCATTTGATTTGATAGTAAGTGTTAACAGTATCATGTTTATATCACCCAGTTTTCTTGTTAACAAGTTACAATTTTATCACATgtagtttaaaatttgaattatatataatattaccgTAATACAAGCCCAACgctaaaatgtaaattatacatgatataaatgaaaaaaatattgacaggtgAGACAAGTATTTGTACAAAACAAGTAAAGTACAtggaaataattatatattttcttttcaaacagAAAAAGGCACCCGTTTTTCAGTCCCACACTGGATTTACGACAGAGACATCGCCTTCATCAGCAACATGAAATACCAGCACGGAAGACTGGTGGTGCCCTCTGACGGCTACTATTACGTCTACAGCCAGGTGTCGTTCTTAGAACTGTATTCCGGAAGTAGCGGAGGCACACGGGCCGATTCCGTCTCCCACTTCCTGTGTCGCTATAATATCATCTACCCCAACGGAGGGGAGGAAACTCTGGCACAGAACACGGTCAGCAAATCCTCGAACAATCAGGTGGTGGGGGAGTACAGCAGCCACTTGGGGGCGCTGTTCAAGCTACGGAAAGATGACGAGGTGTACGTGAAAGTTTCGGATTTGTCGCTCATGGTTCGTGACGTCAGGAAGAACTACTTTGGGATCTTTAGACTGTCAAATATCACACAGAAAGAGTGAGGGATATGGATTCCATATCGGATATTCCTTTGTCATTGATTCATCAAACCGtcacttttttaattaaacgtaAAGTGAGTGTCTTTGTAAAAGTTATAGAAAAGCTGAGACAAAATTccatttcatcaattaaacAGATTATTGTTTAAGGAATAATTAAGTTCATTacattataagaaaaaataaaatatgtgcaTATGTAATTTCATTTGTAGCAAACATTAGTGGGAGATGGTTTAATATGAGTGCagtttaaaaacatgtataagTTACTGTAATGTATtctaatgtgtgtgtgtgtgtgtgtgtgagagagagagagagagagagagagagagagagatatgataGTGTTTCATATTCTACTAAGATTTTGGGGATATTTTGTTTGCTATTTGAATTTGAAAGAGAGATCTAGAGTTGCTTACATGTACCATGAACAGCTATAGACAGTGTGTATTTGTGTACAATATTCAGAGAGAATTTGCTTTAAAACTCATTTTCTTTTTGCTACCAATATGTTCTCGGTGATTATGAGTCAGTTGTGTAATCATAAATGATTATGATCATGATTATGATTGATTAAGATCATGATTATGATCACGGTTATGATCATTAATCACTACAATATGTTATCTGGTCTTTGGTTCTTAACTGCCAATTTAATGTGTATTTGCTAACTTGCAACTAATGATAGAATATATTAATCAGttgtatgattattttttccatatatttcttttactttAACTGGAAACTAACCAACAGAAATTAAGGTATATTTATAAGTAATTGGGTTTTTGTTCCTTAATTTGGATTGATTTTAtatgataaggtacatgtaattatcctCTCTATGCTACTGGCGTGTTATTCCGTAGATACTTTGTTTATTATAGTAGaattttcttggtttttttctgttttgttccTGACTTGAAAAGtcagtttttttctgtttgacttttttctttttcttttataggatatatatgtatacctgTATTTTTGTATTGAAACTGACAGTGTCATACAAATAAAACCAATTATGAACGTGGGTGTCCCGGTGTGTATATTTATAGTCTTTGCCTCATACAAGTAATTGCTATCCTAGCAATATACATGAAGGTCATGATTGCGTTTGAAAACTGGTTACAGACGATTGGCTGCTAAACAATGTTAtttctcttgttttaaaaattgaataggCTGTTATTGTTGGTGAAAGTCATTGACAATAAGATCAAAACTATTTTTTCCCCTTTGAATTGTGTCACAGAACCAGGCCAACGAGAACTATTTAAAAGTCGGAATTAtcttcaaacatttttattatgaaaaatgattatGAAACTCATTGAAAAAGGAGCTTTGCTGTAACGCCCTCAATTTTTCCTTGTGTAGGTGCGGGGTTTTCAAGGCCCAGTATAAAAGACCTACAATACTTGTGGGAAATGTAAGATGTTTTGTATCAATCAGACATCTTTGTGATGGTAACTGCGTACTCGGTTCCTGGTTTGCATCGCAGACTAAATGTCACATTGAACTGGGGAAAAATCAAAGGGATTCCGAATTATGTGATAAACCACATTTAATTACAGATGATTGCGGATCAAAAGATGGAGGCTGGTTTTGATTAAGATTCCATTGCGTCTGCATTTAATGCACCTGTTTAGTGTGTTCTATAATGTATTAATACTGCAGATTTTGTGCTTTTTCCCCTGACATTTCTTGGACAAACAGAGCCCCAGTAGGTGGCACTATTCTTGTATTGCagttttatcaacaaaaataaatctgtattgcaaatcaaatgttttattgaCCCATGAAAGAAGATTACAAAACAGTAAACGTTaacaaaaacataacaaaataaagCTTTCGTTTTGGCGAAAACGGTAAAGCAACATTACCTTAAAAATAACACATTTGACATGACGTTGTGTACATGCAGCAAGCCAAagcatttaatttgataataaaaagggTTAATAGCTTTAAATATGTACAAGGTGCAAAGCGATGCGCTAGCCTTTGTAAAAATGGTCAAGtggatatatatgtaatatatattttcactgaaaagtaaaaaaaaaaaggatttctttaaaatatttttaaaatactagaCCTGCTAAGATTCTggaagaaaactaaaaaaaacaacaacaaccaaacaaacaaataaaccaAGAATGAAACAGAATAAATGATCATCTCTACAATGAATGCCTCTGTTTGAACAGAACTTCAAACGCCTGTGTAACCCGGAATCCTAAAACAAGGGATTGATTTCTGCGCATCACGAAGGACTTGGATTTCTACATCTTTTGGACATTTTTCGTCGATATTCGTTCCGTTTTTATCCGCGACCAATTGTTAGGAACAGATTGTTTTAAGGGCACTCATTCCGACCTGCTGGCTACAACCAGGAAAACGGCAGCGAAAAATAACACATTAGTCTTAGTTTCCAGTCACATTTTCTTTTGTCATTACATTATAGGATGGATGAACGTGTCAGCTGAAGTGTAGAACATTTACAACCGTCTGTTGTAGTTCAAGCTAAACCAGTcgagatattttgataaaaatttgacTTCCGTATAGAAATAGTTATTATGCATAGCAAAAGTACATGTTGCTATAACTGCCGGAGAAGGTACGATTCAAACCAAAtctatagattttgaaaaagatataATTTGTCTTCGGAATCCTTATAGTACTTGAGCAGTAGTGACtgtaatgtttttgattttctctgttaattaaaattcaaggCATCTGTACGCGATACTATTTTGCGAGTCGGTAAATGAACTTAAACTAAATCTGTGGCTTCTGGTGAAAATGTGCATGACTTCAGCGTAGAAAGCAATAgtaatggggttttttttgtcaacTCTTCGTTATAATGCATATAGCATCTCTACATgcaactgtttttatttttgctagAGGCAGTGATGCATTTCTGTTATGTAACACATACTTACAAGtatattgaattatagaaaaggGGAACTAGTCATTCCATTAATTCTCTTTCATCTGTTTGTAAACACATAATACTCAGACAGTGCTTCATAGATCCATCGAGTCCTTTTATAACGACAGACCACTTATTACGACAATCACAAAACATTTCTTCAGCACTTATTGCGACAACCATCAACCAGTTCTTGGGCACTTATTGCGACAATCATCGACCACTTCTTGGGAGTCATCAATGTCTCTTCCCTCATTGGAGACAGACAATATAACATGACATCTTATCAGTTTTCTTTGACGATTCTGTAGAGCTtccatattttgttaattagaTTCGTGTGAGCCGGTAAACATTGTACTTGTACTACGTTCATTTTATGTCCGCGCCTTATTGGTACTCATCAAAtgttgggttgtttttttttttctagtcaATCAATTGTATTACTAGTATTCACCGGGTGTTTAATCAACAGTATTTCTAGTTACAAATTACACTGAAGATGCTATATATAGTATGTAAAAAACAATCGTAGGTACATGTAGCTGTAATAGCAACAATAATTATATCTGAgtgtaggtacatgtagattatgCAAAGTGTCAGATATTCATTAATACTACTGCAGCTTATCAATTCTATTAGGAAGTGTTCGAAAAACTAAGAGCACACTTCTTTCTGTGAATAGTTTTCAAAACTCGGTGGTGTAACATCCAGAAGTccagaagaaaataaaaaaaaagggtaTATGAGGTTTAAACACAACAACCACGGATTATGACAACTTTCACAAATTTAGCACGAGaagatgatttatttttctcacTATATCGAATGACATTGATTTTCCGTCGCATGTTCTTAGGAATGGCGATCTCTTTTTTTTCCCCCCAAAACACGCCAGGCTAATTTGCTACACACTATCAAGTTACTTGCCCAGTTTTTTTGCAATGTAAATCAAGacccttttaaagaaatggacCAGAAATGATATCTTTTACTAGCGACTAACGGCATCTTATAATTGATTTTCTCACTTGGAGTCGCCGAGATAAAGGCAAAACCACGATACCAAATTTGAATGGTGGTTTATGGCACTCTAGAAGTCtatgataattaaatgaaagcAAATAAATCTGCGCCATGTTTTTATCACGGACCAAGGGAATTAGGGTGCAGGTTATTTTCTTTTCCCCAAACCAACTGCAAAACGATGttattgtgggtttttttaataactaaTTTCATTAGTATTGAACAGTTTGTCAGTTTTATACATGGACTTGATGTTTATCGGTCGTAGAAATGAGAAATGTGctataatttgtttatatttaatatttgttattagtaaatcaattatcaaaatgcaatcttacatgtataaataaactaaattcaAATAGCCATGCCCGCAAGATGCAAGCACTTATAATTAGAGTAGTGCATGGTTATACACTCTTTGTGACCAATTCTCACGGTATATTCAAAAGTTACAAAGTATCAGAAAGGATCTAGAAAACACCCTCTTTTTATTTCCCTCTTGATAATCGGAAATGTATGAAAACGTGCGTCAcgacattttaatttttcaaaagtaatatttttggtGCACGGGTTTTaatgttgtatttattttgCCATAAAAACGTCTTTTTTCCTCGTTTCTATAACGAACTTTGAAGTTCTGATTTTTAGATTTATTATAAGTCTTGACAGAAAAGtcataaaattttaagttttttatcaACATCTGCCTTACGTAATCAATTGATCAGaagtttaaagaaagataactctgaaATAAAGAGCGTAATTTTACACAAAACAGATGATCAATTTCTTCATAGATCTACAAGAACTAGCAGTGATTGAGGTCTCGGAAGATTATTATTCTGGTTAATGAAACTCGTTTCCCTTTGAAATgacatgttacatgtagatatattgCAACAGATCCCTATCTTTCATCCTGTATGCGCAAGAATCGTTATTATTCCCATAAAagtaaatgatacatgtacatgtatgtataagtTACACGTACAGGA
This region includes:
- the LOC105344501 gene encoding tumor necrosis factor, whose product is MSEDIKNMSEDQEPESYDVLLRNGVKPNDLYNNGKPTKMDCPNFRLELLQSEYLRLRRYLYGLTAVVVTGILILIIVVAVLFGKLSHDLINHEHKPKVGEQISAMLKNNELCVPCMNIRSGPSAEENEILDKFARKFEENVEMCCVETPSELLLMLELFIEKRYREESAKGNIPVTGELVSVGTHQTAAHLLGSLEHLEDNHEKGTRFSVPHWIYDRDIAFISNMKYQHGRLVVPSDGYYYVYSQVSFLELYSGSSGGTRADSVSHFLCRYNIIYPNGGEETLAQNTVSKSSNNQVVGEYSSHLGALFKLRKDDEVYVKVSDLSLMVRDVRKNYFGIFRLSNITQKE